The Pseudodesulfovibrio cashew genomic sequence CTCGAGGTGCTGGATTCCGGCGTCCTCGGCGTGTCGTTCAACGAGACCCTGGCCAAGGCCATGTTCGCCGAGTTGACCAAGGTGGCAGAAAGCCGGGGCGAACTGTTCACGCCCGACTATAACCGGGTGCTTGGCATGTCCTCCCTTTGGCGGGACGCAGGCAGCGAGCCGGACCCCGGTCTGTCCGAATCCCTGACCGCCGGGCTGGAAGAAGCGCTCAAGGACTGGGTACGCTCCCGCTCCGTGGAGGGCGACGCCATGGTCGAGGACCTGCTTTCCCGTCTGGTGACCCTGCGGGAGATCGCCGGTAAGATCGCCGAGCGCATCCCGGACATCCTGGAGGAAAAGAAGAGCGGTCTGCGTCAGCGCATCCTCGACATGCTGGAGTCCGTGGGCGCTGAGTTTTCCGAGGACCGGATGCTTCAGGAGGTGGCCCACCTCACCGACAAGCTTGACGTCTCCGAGGAACTGACCCGGCTGGACGCACATCTGGAGCGCCTGGGCGAGGTCCTGACCGACAGCCAGGACGTGGGCAAGAAGCTCGACTTCCTGCTTCAGGAGACCTTCCGCGAGATCAACACCTGCGGCAACAAGGCGCAGGACACCGCGGTCAGCAGGCTGGTGGTGGATTTCAAGGCCGAACTGGAGCGCTGCCGGGAGCAGGTGCAGAACATCGAATAGCGAACCGGTTCGAAGAGCGGATCACAGCGAGGGGAAAAGAGTATGCAGAAACAGGGGTTGCTCAACGTCGGCTTCGGTAATTTCGTGGTGCTCAACAGGGTGGTCTCCATCGCCCTGCCGTCCAGCGCGCCCATGCGCCGCCTCCGCGAGGACGCGCGCGCCGAGGGACGCCTTATCGACGCCACTCAGGGGCGCAAGACGCGCGCCATCATCGTAACGGATTCAAATCACGTCATTCTGTCCGCCATTCAGGCCGAGACCATCGGCCAGCGGTTCAGCGCGGAGGAGGGAGAATAAATGGCCGGGACCGTTTCCCGATTGGGCCAGGTCCTGGTGGTTTGCGCCCCCAGCGGCACGGGCAAGAGCACGCTCATCGCCAAGTTGCGGGAGGAATTCCCCAACTTCGGTTTTTCCGTTTCCTATACCACCCGCGCCCCGCGCGGTGAAGAGCGGGACGGGCAGGAGTATCACTTCGTCTCCCGCGACCACTTCGTGGCCATGCGCAGCCGGGGCGAGTTCTGCGAGTGGGCCGAGGTGCACGGCAACCTCTACGGCACGGCCACTGCTCCGGTCACTGAGATGCTCGGCAAGGGCATGGACGTGCTCTTCGACATCGACGTGCAGGGCGCCAAGCAGCTCAAGAAGACCTTTTACAAGGGCACGTTCATCTTTCTGCTGCCGCCCTCAAGGGAGGAGCTGACCCGCAGGCTCACCGGACGCGGCACCGACTCCGAGGAGTCCATCGCCAAGCGACTGGCCAACGCCAAGGGTGAGATTGGCGAGGCTCGCTTCTTCGACTACTGGATCGTCAACGACAACCTGGAGCGGGCTTATCAGGAATTCCGCGCCGTCTACATGGCCGGGGCCTGCAAGCCCGAGTTGCGGACGGACGTGGAGGAAACCATCCTCAAGGAGTGGGAAGACGATGAGTGAGCTTGTGGTGGCGCTTGATTTCAAGGACGCCCGGTCCGCTTTGGCCATGGCCAAGTCCCTGAAGGGGACCGCCGCCTGGATGAAGGTCGGCCTGGAGCTGTTCACCGCCGAGGGCCCTGCCGTGGTCTCCGGCCTCAAGGAGATGGGTTTCAAGGTCTTTCTGGACATGAAGTTCTTCGACATCCCCAATACCGTGCAGGGCGCGGTGCGCTCCGCGACGCGGCTGGGCGTTGACATGGTCAACATCCACGCCCTGGGCGGACGGCGCATGGCCGAGGCCGCCATGGCAGGGTGCCTGGAAGGCGCGCCGGAAGGCAAGGATCGCCCCCTGGTCCTGGCTGTGACCATGCTGACCAGCATGGCTGCCGGAGACCTGCCCGTGGAGGGAGCGCCGGAGCCGTCCGAGATGGCTTTGGACCTGGCCCGTCGGGTCAGGGACTACGGCCTGGACGGCGTGGTCTGCTCCGGGCTTGAGGTGGAGCGCATCAAGGCCGCCTGCGGCGATGACTTTCTCTGCCTGACGCCGGGCATCCGTCCCGCGGGCACCGCCGGGGACGATCAGCGCCGGGTGGTTACTCCGGCGGGCGCGGTGCGCAGCGGCTCGGACTTTTTGGTGGTGGGAAGGCCCGTCACCGGAGCGGATTCGCCTGCGGAAGCGGCCCGGGCCATTCTTGACGAGATGGCGGGCGCATAGCGGGAGGCCTGGATGAGCACGCGGGACGATATCGACAAGGCCGGTTTCACGGTGGTTCGGGACGGCGCGGAAGCCATTCACGGCGTCTTTTCCACCCAGTCCATGGATAGAGTCGGTTCGCCGACCGCACAGCGTATCAGTATCCGTAAGGTCTATTGGAGTGCACGAGAGTTGTCCGGCGGAGACGTCGAGGTTCAGCCCATCAACCGGAATTGTGTTCCTTCCGGTCCGAAACAGAACGTAGGACGGGAGGAGTTCCTCGCCAAATACAGCCCTGAGCCGGAGTATTACATGAACCGGGTGCTCCCGGCTCTTCGCCGAAAGGAGGAAGGTGCCGGGGAGCAGGCAGTGTCCTCTGCGGATACGATGGAACCGGGAATAGAGGGCGCGCCGGATGTGGATGAAGGCAGCGTCCGCGCCAGCTTCGGGCTGGGACTGACCTACCTGGGCCGGGGCGAATCCAACCGGGCCAACGACATTTTTGAACGTATTCTGGGGCTGAAGGGCGCCTTCCGGGCCGAGCACAAGCACCTGTTCAATGATTTCGGCATAAATTTGCGCAAAAACAGGTTGTTCGATCAGGCCCTCAAGTATTACTTTCGTGCAGGGGAACTGGTCGAGGACGACGATCACCTCTGGCACAACATTGCCCGTTGCTACTACGAAAAGGGCGATGTACAACAATGCAAAAACTTCCTTCGTAAGAGTTTGAGCATCAATCCGGAGCTTCGGGAAAGCCGGATGTTCTGGAGGTTTCTCAGGAACAGGGGAATGGTGGGGGCCACGGAGGCCCTGGACGGAATCTAAGCAGGACAGGCACAAGCATGGGCCAGGAAAAAATACAGGATTTTCTCAACGAACTCCCACGCATGCGAGAGGATCTGCCGTTTTCACCCCGGTTGTTGAAGCGGCTGTTCATCCAGACCGGCTCCAACTCCACCGCCTCGCTGGAGGAAGTGGGAGAGACGCTGAGCAAGGACCAGGGGTTGACCACGCGCATACTCAGCCTGGCCAACTCCGCCTACTACGGTCTGCAGTCCGAGGTGCAGTCCGTGCCCCGCGCCGCTGCCGTTCTCGGCATGGGCGAAATCAGGAACATTGTGCTCGCTCTGGGCGTGCAGAGTCTGACCAAGCAGTGCGACCTTCCTGAGGATTTCAGCCTGGGAGAGTACTGGCAGCATCAGTTGCTGGTGGGTATGGCCGCCCGGGAATTCTCCCGTATGACCGACCTCGGCAATCCGGGCAATCTGTTTACCGTGGGGCTGCTCCACGACGTGGGCAAGCTGATCACCGCCATGCGTCGCCCGGAGGACTGGCAGATCATTCATGATCTGGCCGATGACGAAAGCCTCCTCGATGCCGAGGCCGAGGACCGGCATTGGGGTTCGGACCACGCCCTGGTCGGTTCTCTTGTGCTCAGTTCCTGGGAACTGCCTGATGAACTGACCGAGCCCGTGAAGTGGCATCATGACCCAGCCCTTTCCCCCGCGCACTCCAATGAATCCATGATTATCTGTTTGGCCAACTATGCGATTCACGCAGCTGACGATCCGGAAGGACCATACGTGGAACTGACGGAGGAATTCTGCCCTGAGCTGGAAATGGATTTCGAGGAGGTCATGGAGACCACCGCAGAGTTGGCCGAGTCCGAGGAAGTCGAACAGTTCGCCCGGCTGCTGGCCTGACGGCTGCCGTCACATCAACACCAATACGGGCTGTTCCGCAACTTGCGAAGGCAGGGCGCCGAATGAAACCGGGACCGGCATTTTGTTTTGATCCAGCGGTTTCCCGGTGACAATGCGGTTTGGACGGCCCGGCAGGGAGCGTTATTCGTTTTGCCGTGTAAATGGACCGCCCGTGGCGATTCCAGGCCGCCCTCCGGAGAGCGCCTGGCCGAAGAGTTGAGTGTTTCTCCGCTCATCGTCGATATCCTCTGGAACCGTGGATTGACCTCGCTGGAGGAGATGGACCGGTTTCTCAGCCCCGGGTTGCGCCACCTGGCCGACCCATCCGAAATTCCCGGCCTGTCCGAGGCTGTCGGCATACTGGCCCGTGAAGTGAACGCCGGACGCAAGCTCGCCGTCTGGGGCGACTACGATGTGGACGGCATCACCTCCACCACCCTGGTTACCGAATTTTTTCGGGGCCACGGCATCGAAATTCTGCACCACCTGCCCAATCGCATGGAGGAAGGCTACGGCCTGAACCCGGCCGGCGTGGAGGCCCTTGCCGAGCAGGGCGCTGAGGTGCTGCTCACCGTGGACTGCGGCATCACCGATTACGCTGGCGTGTCCCGCGCCCGTGAGTTGGGTCTGACCGTGGTCGTCTCCGACCACCACCTGCCGGGTGAGACCCTGCCCGAGGCGCACGCCGTGTGCGATCCGCGCCTGCGCGAGGGCGGCCCCTACGACGATCTGGCCGGGGTGGGCGTGGCCTGGATGCTCATGGCTTCATTGAACAAATCTCTGCCGGGGAGGCCCGTGGACATGCGCGGGTTGCTTGACCTGGTGGCTCTGGGCACCATCGCGGATGTAGTGCGGCTTACAGGCATGAACCGGATTCTGGTCAAGAACGGTCTGTTGGTCATCAAGGAGGCCGCCCGGCCCGGTATGGCCGCTCTGAAGGTTGTCAGCGACTATGAGCGCGGCGCGGACCTCGGGGCCGGACAGATCGGGTTCAACCTGGCCCCGCGCATCAACGCCGCCGGGCGCATGGGCGACCCGGGCAAGGCGCTCAAGCTGCTGCTCTCACCTGATTTCGATTCGGCCATGCCCATTGCCGAGGAACTCAACTCCATCAACATGGAGCGCCGCCGTCAGGAGACCGAGATCGCGGAGCAGGCCTTTGCCCAGGCCGAGACCATGAAGGACCGCGCCGGGCTGGTGCTCTTTGCCGAGCACTGGCACCCGGGCATCATCGGCATCGTGGCCTCGCGGGTGGTGGAAAAGTACTATCGTCCGACCCTGATGCTCTGCGCCGCTGAAGACGGCGGGCTGCTCAAGGGCTCGGGCCGTTCCATCTCCGAGTTCGACCTGCACGAGGCCCTGAAGGGGATCGCACCGATTCTCAATGGGTTCGGCGGCCACAAGCAGGCGG encodes the following:
- the recJ gene encoding single-stranded-DNA-specific exonuclease RecJ; its protein translation is MPCKWTARGDSRPPSGERLAEELSVSPLIVDILWNRGLTSLEEMDRFLSPGLRHLADPSEIPGLSEAVGILAREVNAGRKLAVWGDYDVDGITSTTLVTEFFRGHGIEILHHLPNRMEEGYGLNPAGVEALAEQGAEVLLTVDCGITDYAGVSRARELGLTVVVSDHHLPGETLPEAHAVCDPRLREGGPYDDLAGVGVAWMLMASLNKSLPGRPVDMRGLLDLVALGTIADVVRLTGMNRILVKNGLLVIKEAARPGMAALKVVSDYERGADLGAGQIGFNLAPRINAAGRMGDPGKALKLLLSPDFDSAMPIAEELNSINMERRRQETEIAEQAFAQAETMKDRAGLVLFAEHWHPGIIGIVASRVVEKYYRPTLMLCAAEDGGLLKGSGRSISEFDLHEALKGIAPILNGFGGHKQAAGLSILPENLEALREGFNEQVIEALGPDPLMPTLKLDRELPFASITTTLLAELEMLQPYGMGNPEPVFGSSPVTVAEHSVFGREREHVKLVLADAETGARLPGKAWRMADKLTRDIQGRQMRFAFTPKIDRYRGIPKIDLRIRDWNF
- a CDS encoding DUF370 domain-containing protein, which produces MQKQGLLNVGFGNFVVLNRVVSIALPSSAPMRRLREDARAEGRLIDATQGRKTRAIIVTDSNHVILSAIQAETIGQRFSAEEGE
- the pyrF gene encoding orotidine-5'-phosphate decarboxylase, giving the protein MSELVVALDFKDARSALAMAKSLKGTAAWMKVGLELFTAEGPAVVSGLKEMGFKVFLDMKFFDIPNTVQGAVRSATRLGVDMVNIHALGGRRMAEAAMAGCLEGAPEGKDRPLVLAVTMLTSMAAGDLPVEGAPEPSEMALDLARRVRDYGLDGVVCSGLEVERIKAACGDDFLCLTPGIRPAGTAGDDQRRVVTPAGAVRSGSDFLVVGRPVTGADSPAEAARAILDEMAGA
- a CDS encoding HDOD domain-containing protein; translated protein: MGQEKIQDFLNELPRMREDLPFSPRLLKRLFIQTGSNSTASLEEVGETLSKDQGLTTRILSLANSAYYGLQSEVQSVPRAAAVLGMGEIRNIVLALGVQSLTKQCDLPEDFSLGEYWQHQLLVGMAAREFSRMTDLGNPGNLFTVGLLHDVGKLITAMRRPEDWQIIHDLADDESLLDAEAEDRHWGSDHALVGSLVLSSWELPDELTEPVKWHHDPALSPAHSNESMIICLANYAIHAADDPEGPYVELTEEFCPELEMDFEEVMETTAELAESEEVEQFARLLA
- a CDS encoding tetratricopeptide repeat protein, coding for MSTRDDIDKAGFTVVRDGAEAIHGVFSTQSMDRVGSPTAQRISIRKVYWSARELSGGDVEVQPINRNCVPSGPKQNVGREEFLAKYSPEPEYYMNRVLPALRRKEEGAGEQAVSSADTMEPGIEGAPDVDEGSVRASFGLGLTYLGRGESNRANDIFERILGLKGAFRAEHKHLFNDFGINLRKNRLFDQALKYYFRAGELVEDDDHLWHNIARCYYEKGDVQQCKNFLRKSLSINPELRESRMFWRFLRNRGMVGATEALDGI
- a CDS encoding YicC/YloC family endoribonuclease → MPVSMTGFGRFETNEDAWTHVWEIRSVNGRFLDVKWRMPSNLRSLENGWEKVVRTYASRGRVDISLNLEVLDSGVLGVSFNETLAKAMFAELTKVAESRGELFTPDYNRVLGMSSLWRDAGSEPDPGLSESLTAGLEEALKDWVRSRSVEGDAMVEDLLSRLVTLREIAGKIAERIPDILEEKKSGLRQRILDMLESVGAEFSEDRMLQEVAHLTDKLDVSEELTRLDAHLERLGEVLTDSQDVGKKLDFLLQETFREINTCGNKAQDTAVSRLVVDFKAELERCREQVQNIE
- the gmk gene encoding guanylate kinase; this encodes MAGTVSRLGQVLVVCAPSGTGKSTLIAKLREEFPNFGFSVSYTTRAPRGEERDGQEYHFVSRDHFVAMRSRGEFCEWAEVHGNLYGTATAPVTEMLGKGMDVLFDIDVQGAKQLKKTFYKGTFIFLLPPSREELTRRLTGRGTDSEESIAKRLANAKGEIGEARFFDYWIVNDNLERAYQEFRAVYMAGACKPELRTDVEETILKEWEDDE